In Planococcus versutus, the DNA window TCACACGTTTTTGGATTGTACCGAAGTTAGTAAGTGTTCCACCCAACCAACGTTGGTTGATGTAATAGTTACCAGAGCGTTCTGCTTCTTCTTTGATAGCGTCTTGAGCTTGTTTTTTCGTACCAACGAAAAGAACTTTTCCGCCTTCTTCGCCAACTTGTTTCATGAAGCTATAAGCTTCTTCCAGTTTGCGAACTGTTTTTTGTAGATCGATGATGTAGATACCGTTACGTTCCACGAAAATATATTTTTTCATTTTCGGGTTCCAACGACGAGTTTGGTGACCAAAGTGAACACCAGCTTCTAACAATTGTTTCATTGAGATTACTGCCATGATTTGTTTCCTCCTGATAGGTTATTTTTTCCCTCCGCATTTTTCTCTTCTGAACCGTTACCCAATTGGGCACCCACGACTCAAATCGAAATGCGTGTGTATTTAACACCATTTCAAATTATATCACGCTCATGTTATAAAACACAATAGTTTTCTCTTTAGAAACAAAAACAGACAAAAAAAGATGCCTAAGAAATTCTAGGCATCTTTTCAAAAAATTTAATTCATTTTTAACTGCTCAAGTTCTGCAAGAAACTTCGTGTTCAATACTTTAATGTATGTCCCTTTCATTCCTAGAGAACGAGATTCGATAACGCCAGCACTTTCAAGTTTGCGAAGTGCATTTACGATAACTGATCGTGTAATACCAACGCGGTCAGCAATTTTAGAAGCAACTAGTAATCCTTCGTTGCCATCTAACTCTTCAAAGATATGTTCAATAGCTTCAAGTTCACTGTATGAAAGTGAAGAAATCGCCATTTGAACAACTGCTTTGCTACGAGCTTCTTCTTCAATGCGGTCGCCTTTTTCGCGAAGAATTTCCATCCCGACTACCGTTGCGCCGTATTCACCAAGAATTAAATCGTCGTCATGGAATTCTGCTTCGATGCGTCCAAGAAGTAATGTTCCAAGACGTTCGCCGCCTCCTTTAATCGGAACGATCGTTGTCAAACCGTTTTTAAACAATTCGCGTTCTTCTACAGGGAAAATTGTGTGTTCGCTGTTTACATCAATATTTTCTGTTGTTTCTGTGATGCTTGAAAGTTTTTGCATATACTCGGCTGGGAATTGGCGATCTTCGAGCATACCTTTCATTCGATCATTCTCGATTTGTTGATTAATTGCATAGCCCAACACTTTACCTTTACGGCTAACTACAAACGCATTACATTCAATAACTTCGCTCAGCGTTTCAGCCATATCTTTAAAATTCACTTTCTTACCGCCCGCTGCTTCTAGCATCGAGTTAATTCGTCTTGTTTTTCCTAATAAATCCATTTAAATGAACCTCCTACAGTTTTCATACCATGTTTATTCAATATTCTAAAGGTTTTTACTCCTTTATGGAACTAATTCGCCTTGTTTTACAGAATAAATTGTGACAAGTCTTTGTTTTTCGCCACATTTTCAAGTTTTTCATTCACATATTTGACCGTTATATCAATTTGTGCTGGAGAAATCTCGGATGCTTCGAAAGACAAATCTTCCAAAAGGCGCTCAAGAATGGTATGTAACCTGCGCGCACCGATGTTATCCGTGTCTTGATTTACTTCATATGCAATTTCTGCAAGTCTGATTATTGAGGCATCATTGAAGTGTACCACAATTCCTTCAGTTTCGAGAAGTGCTTTGTACTGATTTAACAAAGAATGTTTTGGTTCTGTCAAAATTTTCACAAAATCGGCTACTTCTAGTTTTTGTAATTCTACTCGAATTGGAAAGCGTCCTTGTAATTCAGGAATCAAATCAGATGGTTTCGACATGTGAAAAGCCCCTGCTGCAACAAACAACATATAATCTGTTTTGACTGCGCCGTATTTTGTAGAGACCGTCGACCCTTCGACGATTGGTAAAATATCGCGTTGCACTCCTTCTCGCGATACATCAACGGATGAAGAGCCATTTTTACTGGCTATTTTGTCCATTTCATCGATAAAAATAATGCCATGCTGTTCAGCTCGATCAATCGCATCCATCGCTATTTCTTCATCATCTACTAATTTAGCAGCTTCTTCTGTTGTTAACACACGACGTGCTTCTTTTACACGCAATCTGCGTTTTTTCTTTTTTTTCGGCATTAACGAAGAAAAAGCATCTTGCATGTTTGCACCCATCTGTTCCATTCCCGATCCTTGCAATGCATCAAACATAGAATTCGAATTTTCAACTACTTCAACTGTTATCCATTCATCTTCAAGTTTTCCTGCTTTTAAATCTATAGCAATTTCTCTTCTTTTCACACGAACTTCTACTTCAGCAGTGGGCTCTTCTTCTTCTTCTTCGAGTTTTTGTCCGAATAGCATTTCCAACGGATTTTGATTAGATTGTTTTTTGCGCATAGATGGTACTAATAATTTAACAATACGCTCATTTGCCGCTGATTCTGCTTGGAACTTGACCGCTTCAAATTTCTCTTCTTTAACGATTCGAACAGAAGCCTCTACTAGATCACGAACCATTGATTCAACATCCCGGCCAACATAACCAACTTCTGTGAATTTAGTAGCTTCTACTTTTATAAAAGGCGCTCCTGTCAATTTCGCAATTCGACGCGCAATTTCTGTTTTCCCTACACCTGTAGGTCCAATCATTAAAATATTTTTTGGAATAACTTCTCCACGCATTTCTTCGTCTAATCGACTTCTACGGTAGCGGTTACGTAATGCAATTGCTATTGAACGCTTAGCATCTTTTTGGCCAACAATATAGTGATCGAGGTGATCAGTAATTTGTCTAGGCGTTAAATCTGTTTGACTTTTCATTAGGACAATTCCTCCACTACAATTTGATGATTGGTGTAGACGCAAATATCCGCTGCCGTTTCTAATGCTGACTTCGCAATTTCCACAGCTGTAAAATGTTCACCAGCGTATTTTTTCAAGGCACGCCCAGCAGCTAACGCATAGTTGCCACCCGATCCAATGGCTAAAATTCCATCATCTGGTTCAATTACCTCGCCCGTACCGGACACGAGAAGCAATTCATCTTTGTTCATGATAATTAGCATAGCCTCTAATTGACGTAGCATTTTGTCTCCACGCCATTGTTTTGCTAGTTCCACAGCTGCCCGTTGTAAGTTGCCGTTATACTCTGTTAATTTTCCTTCAAACATTTCAAACAATGTAAAAGCATCTGCGACTGATCCTGCAAATCCAGTCAGCACTTGTCCATTATATAATTTGCGTACTTTTCGTGCAGTGTGCTTCATAACTACTGCGTTGCCAAATGTAACTTGACCATCACCAGACATCGCACATTGGCCGTTGTGACGAACGGCGAATATCGTGGTCGCATGAAATTCTTGCATCAAAGCATGCTCCTCTCTAAGCTCTCGGGTGTGATTTCAAATAAGTGTTTCGTAAATGTTCTTTTGTAACATGAGTATATACTTGCGTAGAACTCAGGTGCGAATGTCCAAGAAGTTCTTGAACTGTTCGAATATCGGCTCCGTTATTAATCAGGTGCGTCGCAAAAGAATGGCGAATCATATGCGGATAAATTGAAGAATTAATCGACGCTTTCTTCATGCATTCACTTAAGATATGACGAATGCCACGATCTGTTACAGTTTCTCCGCGACTATTAACAAATAAATAATCATGGTTTTGCTTCTTCATCAGTTTAGGACGTGCTTCCTCGAGGTAATGTTCCAACGCATCTTGTGCAAACTGGCCGTAAGGAATATAACGCTCTTTTCGGCCTTTCCCCATCACTTTAACAATTTGGATAGTCTGGTCTAAATCCATTAATCGAATCGAAACACATTCACTTACACGCATGCCTGTCGCATATAACAACTCCAGTAATGCCGTATTGCGAATTGATAATTTATCGTCACCTTGAACTGATTTAAACAGCTGTGCAAGTTCTTCTTCATAAAAAAACTGTGGAAGCCGTTCTTCTTTTTTCGGATGAAATAACGATCGAAAAGCCGCTTCATCTAACCCAAACTCACGATTGCCATAACGAAAAAACGAACGGATCGCAGATATTTTTCGTGAAACAGTCGTTCTGGATAGTTTGGCATCGTACAATTTTGTCATGTAATTTCTAGCATGTATATATTCGACTTCTCTAATATCAAGCACACCTTCAGTATTTAAAAAAAGAAAAAAATCCTTTAAATCGTGACTGTAGTGATGAACAGTATGCTCAGAATAATTTTTCTCCAATTGAATATAACTCATAAAAGATTCAAGCATCTTTTCTTTTTCCATATATGCTCCACCTTCCACCAACTAGAAAAGCCTCTAAATTATAACAACATTTAGAGGCTTTTATCCATTAAACAGTCACTGTATTCATATAAATTCGAATAGATTCCAACGCACGGTTTGCGTGTTTTTCTGCACGCTCTGATTTTGAACGGATTCGCTCTCCCAAGTCAGGAAACAACCCAAAGTTCACATTCATTGGCTGGAAATTTTTGCTATCTGCTTC includes these proteins:
- the codY gene encoding GTP-sensing pleiotropic transcriptional regulator CodY; translated protein: MDLLGKTRRINSMLEAAGGKKVNFKDMAETLSEVIECNAFVVSRKGKVLGYAINQQIENDRMKGMLEDRQFPAEYMQKLSSITETTENIDVNSEHTIFPVEERELFKNGLTTIVPIKGGGERLGTLLLGRIEAEFHDDDLILGEYGATVVGMEILREKGDRIEEEARSKAVVQMAISSLSYSELEAIEHIFEELDGNEGLLVASKIADRVGITRSVIVNALRKLESAGVIESRSLGMKGTYIKVLNTKFLAELEQLKMN
- the hslU gene encoding HslU--HslV peptidase ATPase subunit, giving the protein MKSQTDLTPRQITDHLDHYIVGQKDAKRSIAIALRNRYRRSRLDEEMRGEVIPKNILMIGPTGVGKTEIARRIAKLTGAPFIKVEATKFTEVGYVGRDVESMVRDLVEASVRIVKEEKFEAVKFQAESAANERIVKLLVPSMRKKQSNQNPLEMLFGQKLEEEEEEPTAEVEVRVKRREIAIDLKAGKLEDEWITVEVVENSNSMFDALQGSGMEQMGANMQDAFSSLMPKKKKKRRLRVKEARRVLTTEEAAKLVDDEEIAMDAIDRAEQHGIIFIDEMDKIASKNGSSSVDVSREGVQRDILPIVEGSTVSTKYGAVKTDYMLFVAAGAFHMSKPSDLIPELQGRFPIRVELQKLEVADFVKILTEPKHSLLNQYKALLETEGIVVHFNDASIIRLAEIAYEVNQDTDNIGARRLHTILERLLEDLSFEASEISPAQIDITVKYVNEKLENVAKNKDLSQFIL
- the hslV gene encoding ATP-dependent protease subunit HslV, translating into MQEFHATTIFAVRHNGQCAMSGDGQVTFGNAVVMKHTARKVRKLYNGQVLTGFAGSVADAFTLFEMFEGKLTEYNGNLQRAAVELAKQWRGDKMLRQLEAMLIIMNKDELLLVSGTGEVIEPDDGILAIGSGGNYALAAGRALKKYAGEHFTAVEIAKSALETAADICVYTNHQIVVEELS
- the xerC gene encoding tyrosine recombinase XerC, encoding MEKEKMLESFMSYIQLEKNYSEHTVHHYSHDLKDFFLFLNTEGVLDIREVEYIHARNYMTKLYDAKLSRTTVSRKISAIRSFFRYGNREFGLDEAAFRSLFHPKKEERLPQFFYEEELAQLFKSVQGDDKLSIRNTALLELLYATGMRVSECVSIRLMDLDQTIQIVKVMGKGRKERYIPYGQFAQDALEHYLEEARPKLMKKQNHDYLFVNSRGETVTDRGIRHILSECMKKASINSSIYPHMIRHSFATHLINNGADIRTVQELLGHSHLSSTQVYTHVTKEHLRNTYLKSHPRA